In a single window of the Chitinophagales bacterium genome:
- a CDS encoding type II toxin-antitoxin system ParD family antitoxin, with amino-acid sequence MSTIRKSISFTNKLNNWIQEIVAEGEYTNESEYIRDLVRKDRERKAKYQSLKAAIDKGLNSGVSSKSIPDIMKDVENKLGKNGHL; translated from the coding sequence ATGTCAACCATAAGAAAGTCAATCAGTTTTACGAACAAACTCAATAACTGGATTCAAGAAATTGTTGCAGAGGGCGAATACACCAATGAGAGTGAATATATCCGTGATTTGGTTAGAAAAGATCGTGAACGCAAGGCCAAATACCAAAGCTTAAAAGCGGCTATTGACAAAGGCCTGAACAGTGGTGTTAGCAGTAAGTCCATACCTGATATTATGAAGGATGTAGAAAATAAGCTGGGTAAAAATGGGCATCTATAA
- a CDS encoding type II toxin-antitoxin system RelE/ParE family toxin, translating into MGIYKNSVEAEFDLSKIYEYGIQYFGIEQAKVYFTGLESILNSLAKNPNLGRIAYEFYPELRRFLYQSHIIFYLPTDYGIFVVRVLHQSVDYNDNL; encoded by the coding sequence ATGGGCATCTATAAAAATTCGGTTGAAGCTGAATTTGATTTAAGCAAAATATATGAATACGGCATTCAGTATTTTGGCATAGAACAAGCTAAAGTCTATTTCACTGGATTAGAAAGCATTTTAAATAGCCTGGCAAAAAACCCAAACCTTGGAAGAATTGCCTATGAGTTTTACCCAGAACTGAGAAGATTTCTCTATCAATCTCACATCATTTTCTACTTACCTACAGACTACGGAATCTTTGTTGTAAGAGTGCTGCATCAAAGCGTGGATTATAACGACAATTTGTAG
- a CDS encoding competence/damage-inducible protein A, translating to MNAIIITIGDEILYGQTIDTNSAWMGKELSLLGIDVKETLTITDEREAILEALQRSTRRAKLVLITGGLGPTKDDITKDCLAEFFDVGLKQNKEIVKRLEQYFQKRGIETPEKTLPLADMPENCTALPNNKGTAWGMWFEENETIYVSMPGVPAEMKALMREEVLPRIKATFELPNILHRHFLTASVGESKLSDVLEDFEDALPKEVKLAYLPGLGTVKLRLTAKGDNLSALKQSLETQSKKLCEYVGHYIYGEEDDVFEAVIGNILKDKNWQIATAESCTGGYIAHRITSVPGSSDYFQGSVVSYSNAIKMNELGVAKETLDKEGAVSEATVAEMLKGICSKFKTELGIAVSGIAGPDGGTKEKPVGTVWIAVGKADAPRIRKVQLPGNRQQNIELTAIIALESLRRYLLRDV from the coding sequence ATGAATGCTATAATCATCACAATAGGAGACGAAATACTATACGGACAAACTATTGATACTAATTCAGCATGGATGGGCAAGGAACTCAGCCTGCTCGGGATTGATGTAAAAGAAACTCTAACTATTACCGATGAGCGAGAGGCAATACTTGAGGCACTACAAAGAAGCACACGAAGGGCAAAACTCGTGTTGATCACCGGAGGATTGGGACCAACCAAAGATGATATTACCAAAGATTGCCTGGCTGAGTTTTTCGATGTTGGTTTAAAACAAAACAAAGAAATCGTAAAGAGGCTGGAGCAATATTTCCAAAAACGGGGCATTGAAACTCCCGAGAAAACATTACCACTGGCAGATATGCCTGAAAATTGCACCGCATTGCCCAACAACAAAGGAACAGCCTGGGGCATGTGGTTTGAAGAAAATGAAACCATTTATGTATCGATGCCGGGAGTACCTGCCGAGATGAAAGCACTGATGCGGGAAGAAGTTTTGCCGCGCATTAAGGCTACTTTTGAGTTGCCCAATATTTTACACCGACATTTCCTCACCGCTTCTGTGGGTGAATCCAAGCTTTCGGATGTCCTGGAAGATTTTGAGGATGCCCTGCCCAAAGAAGTGAAACTGGCTTATTTGCCAGGTCTTGGCACGGTAAAGCTTAGGCTTACTGCTAAAGGCGATAATCTTTCTGCTTTGAAACAATCATTGGAAACACAAAGCAAAAAACTATGTGAATATGTGGGACACTATATTTACGGGGAGGAAGATGATGTATTTGAAGCGGTAATTGGCAATATCTTGAAAGACAAAAATTGGCAGATTGCCACGGCAGAAAGTTGTACGGGTGGCTATATCGCCCATAGGATTACCTCTGTGCCCGGCAGTTCAGATTATTTTCAAGGCTCCGTAGTTTCTTATTCCAATGCAATCAAAATGAATGAGTTGGGCGTAGCAAAAGAGACATTGGATAAAGAAGGCGCTGTAAGCGAGGCAACAGTAGCAGAAATGCTCAAAGGAATTTGTTCAAAATTCAAAACCGAGCTTGGTATTGCCGTTTCGGGCATTGCCGGACCAGATGGCGGCACAAAGGAAAAACCCGTGGGAACAGTTTGGATTGCGGTAGGCAAAGCAGATGCTCCAAGAATCAGAAAGGTTCAATTACCCGGTAATCGTCAACAAAATATCGAGCTTACGGCCATCATTGCTTTGGAATCCTTGAGAAGGTATCTGTTGAGGGATGTTTGA
- a CDS encoding dihydrolipoamide acetyltransferase family protein, which produces MANVELIMPKMGESITEATILKWLKSEGDKVEEDEAVLEIATDKVDSEVPASHAGTIGKILFQEGDVVQVGQAIAIINAEGEASEEETAGVPEPEMSNVSRSSTGETAVTEQKATEKTDNEKQSNNANGRFYSPLVLNIARNENVSMTELEVVPGSGQNNRVTKKDILAYLENRSSEAKESKKEKQVESKPVEPAATPAPQQVPVSTPGAEENVDIIEMDRMRKMIATNMVKSKATSAHVTSFVEADVTKIVLWRNKVKKSFQEREGEKITFTPIFVEAVCQALKEFPNVNASVVGDQIHVKRDLNIGMATALPSGNLIVPVIHKAEQLNLTGITKKVNDLAGRARINKLKPEEIQGGTFTISNVGTFGNLMGTPIISQPQVAVLATGAIKKKPVVIETEMGDTIAIRHMMFLSLSYDHRIVDGYLGGTFLRRIADILEAFDADRSI; this is translated from the coding sequence ATGGCAAATGTGGAATTGATTATGCCCAAAATGGGAGAGAGCATTACCGAAGCAACGATTCTTAAATGGTTGAAAAGTGAAGGTGATAAAGTAGAGGAGGATGAGGCAGTTTTAGAAATTGCCACAGACAAAGTGGATTCTGAAGTACCCGCCTCGCATGCTGGTACTATCGGTAAAATTCTATTCCAGGAAGGCGATGTAGTTCAGGTAGGGCAGGCCATAGCAATAATTAATGCCGAGGGTGAAGCAAGTGAAGAAGAAACAGCAGGTGTACCTGAGCCTGAAATGAGCAATGTGTCGAGAAGTTCTACCGGAGAAACTGCTGTAACAGAACAAAAGGCAACTGAAAAAACAGACAATGAAAAACAAAGCAATAATGCCAATGGAAGGTTTTATTCGCCTTTGGTATTGAATATTGCGCGCAATGAAAATGTAAGTATGACGGAATTAGAAGTTGTTCCAGGCTCAGGACAAAACAACAGAGTTACTAAAAAAGATATTCTGGCTTATTTGGAGAACAGATCATCAGAAGCAAAAGAAAGTAAAAAGGAAAAGCAAGTTGAAAGCAAGCCTGTTGAACCAGCAGCAACACCAGCACCTCAACAAGTCCCTGTAAGTACACCTGGGGCAGAAGAGAATGTAGATATTATAGAAATGGACCGCATGCGCAAAATGATTGCCACCAATATGGTGAAATCCAAAGCTACATCAGCACATGTCACTTCTTTTGTAGAAGCAGATGTTACTAAAATCGTACTTTGGAGAAACAAAGTGAAAAAGAGTTTCCAGGAACGAGAAGGCGAAAAAATCACTTTTACGCCCATATTTGTAGAAGCGGTTTGTCAGGCACTGAAAGAATTCCCCAATGTAAATGCTTCTGTAGTAGGCGATCAAATTCATGTAAAAAGGGATTTGAATATTGGTATGGCCACGGCACTCCCCAGCGGGAATTTAATTGTACCTGTGATCCATAAAGCAGAGCAACTCAATCTGACCGGAATAACCAAGAAAGTGAATGATCTTGCGGGACGAGCCAGAATCAATAAGCTAAAACCAGAGGAAATCCAGGGCGGCACCTTTACCATCTCCAATGTAGGCACTTTTGGCAATTTGATGGGCACGCCTATTATCAGTCAGCCGCAAGTGGCTGTGCTGGCCACTGGAGCCATCAAGAAAAAACCCGTGGTGATTGAAACCGAAATGGGCGATACCATAGCCATACGACATATGATGTTTTTGTCGCTTTCCTACGATCATCGAATAGTAGATGGTTATTTGGGAGGCACATTCCTAAGGCGCATAGCCGATATCCTTGAGGCATTTGATGCAGATAGAAGCATTTAA
- a CDS encoding TonB-dependent receptor — translation MIFLFFSLQVFSQESVIKGKIVDGLNNDPIPFANIVIQNTSNGTSADVNGEYILDGIKPGLYNLVVSSLGYESKVIYEVEVTKSKSRILNIELTESTNKLEEVEVKASPFDRKAESPVSVKSIGVNEIQRYPGGNRDISKVIQSLPGVSSTVAFRNDIVIRGGSPNENRFYLDGIEVPVINHFSTQGASGGPIGLINVDFIKDVELYTGAFPANRGNMLSSLLEFSLIDGRNDRLSGRFTLGSSEAGFSLQGPIGNKSTFIVSVRRSYLQLLFKAFGLPFLPTYNDFQFKYKYKTGKRSDLTVLGLGAIDDLKLNLSENETDDQKFLLGSLPENKQWNYTVGARYRKFLDNGVFTLVASRNHLYNQAIKYENNDDSDPDNLTLNYESQESENKLRAEHTVQKSGYKINYGVGYEFAQYRNETFNLLTLPFGNVRLDFESKLNLHKYSFFAQVSKSYFKDRLSLSLGIRGDGMDYTPETSNPFKQLSPRFSASVSITDRLSFNFNTGHYYQLPAYTVLGFADNEGELVNKDNGIGYISSTHVVGGFQYNTSFNAQFSVEGFFKKYDDYPFQLTDSVSLANLGGDFGVVGNRPAAPISEGRAYGVEFFYQQKLFKGFFGIVAYTYVRSEFTDKNGEYRPSSWDNRHLLSLTFGKKFKRDWEIGMRWRVIGGAPYTPFDIELSSQKLVWDQNGVGIPDYDRTNSERLNVSHQMDIRVDKKYFFKKWSLNLYLDIQNVYNQQNQLQPILFPRLDENDNPIVENPDAPVQQQRYSTRFLENEVGSILPTIGVIVEF, via the coding sequence ATGATTTTTCTCTTTTTTTCATTGCAAGTTTTTTCGCAAGAAAGTGTAATCAAGGGAAAAATAGTTGATGGGTTAAACAATGATCCCATTCCATTTGCCAATATTGTGATACAAAATACTTCCAACGGCACTTCGGCAGATGTGAATGGAGAATACATATTAGATGGGATAAAACCTGGACTCTACAATTTGGTGGTTTCCAGTTTGGGATATGAGAGTAAGGTGATATATGAAGTGGAGGTTACAAAGTCAAAATCCAGGATTTTAAATATTGAGCTTACAGAAAGCACCAATAAATTGGAAGAGGTAGAAGTGAAAGCTTCTCCTTTTGATCGAAAGGCTGAAAGTCCTGTTTCTGTTAAATCAATTGGGGTGAACGAAATTCAGCGCTATCCGGGAGGCAACAGGGATATTTCAAAGGTAATTCAATCGCTGCCGGGCGTATCTTCTACGGTAGCTTTTCGCAATGATATTGTAATCAGGGGAGGATCGCCCAATGAAAACCGATTTTATTTGGATGGGATAGAAGTACCCGTAATCAATCACTTTTCTACCCAGGGCGCATCGGGCGGTCCAATAGGTTTGATCAATGTGGATTTTATAAAAGATGTGGAATTATACACGGGAGCATTTCCGGCCAATAGGGGCAATATGCTCAGTTCCCTATTGGAATTTTCATTGATTGATGGCCGAAATGATCGGCTTTCAGGAAGGTTTACGCTCGGATCAAGCGAGGCGGGCTTTTCCCTTCAAGGCCCCATTGGCAATAAATCCACTTTTATTGTTTCGGTCAGGAGATCCTATCTTCAATTGTTGTTCAAGGCTTTTGGTTTGCCTTTTTTGCCTACCTACAACGATTTTCAATTTAAATACAAATACAAAACCGGAAAAAGGTCTGATTTAACTGTGTTGGGTTTGGGAGCAATAGACGATTTGAAATTGAATTTGTCGGAAAATGAAACCGATGATCAGAAATTCTTGCTTGGTAGTTTGCCAGAAAACAAGCAATGGAACTATACGGTAGGAGCAAGGTATCGCAAATTTTTAGACAATGGGGTTTTTACTTTGGTGGCAAGTAGAAACCATTTGTACAATCAAGCAATTAAATACGAAAACAATGACGACAGTGACCCAGATAATTTGACCTTGAACTACGAAAGTCAGGAATCTGAAAACAAACTAAGGGCGGAGCATACCGTTCAAAAATCGGGCTATAAAATAAACTATGGCGTAGGCTATGAATTTGCACAATACAGAAATGAGACTTTTAATTTACTCACTTTGCCATTCGGAAATGTACGGTTGGATTTTGAAAGCAAATTGAATTTGCACAAATACAGTTTTTTCGCACAAGTGAGCAAAAGCTATTTCAAAGACAGGCTCAGTCTTTCATTGGGCATTCGTGGCGATGGAATGGATTATACTCCTGAGACCAGCAATCCTTTCAAACAGCTTTCGCCACGTTTTTCTGCATCTGTTTCTATCACTGACAGGCTTTCCTTTAATTTCAATACCGGGCATTATTACCAATTGCCAGCCTACACGGTTTTGGGATTTGCCGATAATGAAGGGGAGTTGGTCAATAAAGACAATGGCATTGGCTATATCTCCAGCACACATGTAGTGGGCGGATTTCAATACAATACAAGTTTCAATGCGCAATTTTCTGTAGAAGGCTTTTTTAAAAAATATGACGATTACCCTTTTCAGTTGACGGACAGTGTTTCGCTGGCGAATTTGGGCGGTGATTTTGGTGTAGTGGGAAACAGACCTGCGGCTCCCATTTCAGAAGGCAGGGCCTATGGCGTGGAGTTTTTCTATCAACAAAAACTATTCAAGGGATTTTTCGGGATTGTGGCCTATACCTATGTCAGAAGTGAGTTTACGGACAAAAATGGTGAATACCGACCCTCAAGTTGGGACAATCGGCATTTGTTGAGTTTGACTTTCGGTAAGAAATTTAAACGGGATTGGGAAATAGGAATGCGCTGGAGAGTTATTGGTGGAGCGCCCTATACACCTTTTGATATCGAGTTGTCTTCACAGAAATTGGTTTGGGATCAAAATGGAGTCGGAATTCCAGATTATGACCGAACAAATTCTGAAAGATTGAATGTGTCACACCAAATGGATATTAGAGTAGATAAAAAATATTTCTTCAAAAAATGGAGCTTGAATCTTTATCTGGATATTCAAAATGTCTATAACCAGCAAAATCAATTGCAGCCCATTCTCTTTCCACGCCTAGATGAAAATGACAATCCTATTGTTGAAAATCCTGACGCACCTGTTCAGCAACAAAGATATTCCACGCGCTTTTTGGAAAATGAAGTGGGAAGTATTTTGCCAACAATAGGAGTGATAGTAGAGTTTTAA
- a CDS encoding DUF6580 family putative transport protein, which produces MIKSRKVQIAIIAGLLIVTALMRLLPIAPNFTPVIAIALFGAAVFKNKNLAFLLPLGILLFSDIMLEVAFQLGLRSFTGFHSGMIFVYGAFLLIAVLAYIGLKKINIARIGIGAITASVLFFLISNFGVWISGSMYPMDFSGLIACYTAAIPFFHNTLLSTLLYSGVLFGAYYLINQQSLKPAFQKS; this is translated from the coding sequence ATGATAAAAAGCAGAAAAGTACAAATCGCAATAATTGCAGGATTATTGATTGTAACAGCATTAATGCGCCTATTGCCTATTGCGCCAAATTTCACACCTGTGATAGCAATTGCACTTTTTGGAGCAGCTGTTTTCAAAAATAAAAATTTGGCATTTCTACTTCCACTCGGTATTCTTCTTTTCTCGGATATTATGCTGGAAGTAGCTTTTCAATTGGGCTTGCGTTCATTCACGGGCTTTCATTCAGGCATGATATTCGTATATGGAGCATTCCTGCTGATCGCTGTTTTAGCTTATATTGGTTTAAAGAAAATTAATATTGCTAGAATTGGAATTGGAGCCATTACTGCTTCTGTGCTGTTCTTTCTGATCTCAAATTTCGGGGTTTGGATTTCAGGCAGCATGTATCCAATGGATTTCAGTGGATTGATTGCTTGTTACACAGCAGCCATTCCTTTCTTCCACAACACCTTGCTTTCTACTTTGCTCTATTCTGGAGTGCTGTTCGGGGCTTATTACCTGATCAATCAACAATCTTTAAAGCCAGCTTTTCAGAAAAGCTAG
- a CDS encoding T9SS type A sorting domain-containing protein: MKTFQTLICVLSFSILLNAQNLPDGFETFDGNNIETVFSSDGVFFWDLNNAYFRVPKTDSVHSIFTAGLWMGGIDAGGQLKVAAETYRQNGNDFWAGPLDENTGQTNATTIDNWSRIWKVNKRDIDQHIADYSDNNQVDFPQPAIYDWPGKGNPFAKGANNTPIAVTQDAAPFVDLNNNGVYEPDQGEYPNIKGDQMLWYVFNDNGGPHTETGGFPLQVENQISVYGYNCPDDDILYNTLFINYKIINRGSDLHDFYVGKWTDFDLGCFNNDLVSCDTASNTFYVYNGTVSDPDCASRGYGNDPPIQTISFLDQELSAHVFYNNDFSVTGNPENFSHYYNYITARWKDGTPFTLGGNAYGGTTPTSFMFPGNPSDPIRWSECSQNNTPADRRGMGVTGPFDLQAGDHVEMTLALSTHFLPFDTCPDFTPYRQRIDTISQKFANNQLQACDNLNFTCNDPQSLGCVWPGDASDDGIANVHDIFPIGIAYGTSDATRPNASTNWEGQPMQDWSQNFSIIGNNYKHADCNGDGIVDSFDLQSITNNYGLQHFKQSQTSLNAYPIASVLQPGPFIENTRVEIDIELGTSSQQVPDFYALAFTLNYNSDVVESGTVDVDLSDSWAGTENVDLISVHKEFPATGRVEVGLTRIDQINQSGFKKIATVSMILIDDIAGKENLLETLDPWISSAKAIKNDETEIELTIVSTEEVFFDSNIAVYPNPTNNMIFVELPKTNDIQLLRLYDNLGRVLLQRNDLSEGKTSINTSDLPGGIYYLEVSGEKSRSTQKISIIK, from the coding sequence ATGAAAACTTTCCAAACCCTAATCTGTGTATTATCCTTTTCGATACTGCTCAATGCCCAAAACCTACCCGATGGTTTTGAAACCTTTGACGGCAACAATATTGAAACCGTTTTTTCATCCGATGGTGTCTTTTTCTGGGATTTGAATAATGCTTATTTCCGAGTTCCAAAAACAGACTCAGTACATTCAATTTTTACTGCAGGCTTGTGGATGGGTGGCATAGATGCCGGAGGGCAACTTAAGGTAGCGGCAGAAACTTACCGGCAAAATGGTAATGATTTTTGGGCAGGTCCCTTGGATGAAAACACAGGGCAAACCAATGCTACCACCATTGATAACTGGTCAAGAATCTGGAAAGTCAACAAAAGGGATATTGACCAACACATTGCCGATTACAGTGACAACAATCAGGTGGATTTTCCACAGCCTGCCATTTATGACTGGCCGGGCAAAGGCAATCCTTTTGCAAAGGGAGCGAATAATACTCCCATTGCAGTTACACAGGATGCAGCACCTTTTGTGGACTTGAACAACAATGGCGTTTACGAACCTGATCAGGGCGAATACCCCAATATCAAAGGCGATCAAATGCTTTGGTATGTTTTTAATGACAATGGCGGCCCTCATACTGAAACAGGTGGTTTTCCATTACAGGTAGAAAATCAGATTTCTGTCTATGGATACAATTGCCCAGATGATGATATTTTGTACAACACTTTATTCATCAATTATAAAATCATCAATAGAGGGAGTGATTTACATGATTTTTATGTGGGAAAATGGACGGATTTTGACCTTGGATGTTTTAATAATGATCTTGTTAGTTGTGACACTGCAAGCAATACATTTTATGTTTATAACGGAACTGTAAGCGACCCTGACTGTGCAAGCAGAGGTTATGGAAATGACCCACCCATTCAAACCATAAGTTTTTTAGACCAGGAACTTTCAGCACATGTATTTTATAATAATGATTTTAGTGTTACAGGTAATCCTGAGAATTTTTCCCACTATTATAACTACATCACAGCGAGATGGAAAGATGGCACCCCTTTTACCCTAGGTGGTAATGCATATGGTGGTACAACTCCAACTTCATTTATGTTTCCGGGCAATCCTTCTGATCCTATTAGATGGTCAGAATGTAGTCAAAACAACACTCCCGCTGATAGAAGAGGAATGGGGGTAACTGGGCCTTTTGATTTACAAGCTGGTGACCATGTTGAAATGACACTTGCACTTTCCACTCATTTTTTACCATTTGATACATGCCCGGATTTTACTCCCTATCGGCAACGCATTGACACTATTAGCCAGAAATTTGCCAACAATCAGTTGCAGGCTTGCGACAATCTAAATTTTACTTGCAACGATCCGCAAAGTCTTGGCTGCGTGTGGCCTGGAGATGCGAGTGATGATGGCATTGCCAATGTGCACGATATCTTTCCAATTGGTATAGCTTATGGCACTTCTGATGCCACAAGACCCAATGCCAGTACCAACTGGGAAGGACAGCCTATGCAGGACTGGTCGCAGAATTTTTCCATTATTGGAAACAACTACAAACATGCCGATTGTAATGGCGATGGCATCGTTGACTCCTTTGATCTGCAATCCATTACAAACAATTATGGTTTGCAACATTTCAAACAATCGCAGACTTCACTGAATGCTTATCCTATTGCATCGGTATTGCAGCCGGGGCCTTTTATTGAAAACACCAGGGTGGAGATCGATATAGAACTGGGAACATCCAGCCAACAAGTCCCGGATTTCTATGCCCTGGCATTTACGCTCAACTACAACAGCGATGTGGTTGAGTCGGGCACTGTTGATGTGGATTTAAGCGATTCCTGGGCAGGTACCGAAAACGTGGATTTGATTTCGGTCCACAAGGAATTCCCAGCAACAGGAAGGGTTGAAGTAGGTCTGACTAGAATTGATCAGATAAACCAGTCGGGCTTTAAAAAAATAGCCACGGTAAGCATGATTTTAATTGATGACATTGCCGGGAAAGAAAACCTACTTGAAACACTCGATCCCTGGATCAGCAGTGCCAAAGCCATCAAAAATGACGAAACTGAGATCGAACTGACAATTGTAAGTACAGAAGAAGTTTTCTTTGATTCAAATATTGCTGTTTACCCCAACCCCACAAACAATATGATTTTTGTGGAGTTGCCCAAAACAAATGATATTCAATTGCTCAGGCTTTATGACAATCTTGGCCGGGTTTTACTTCAAAGAAATGATCTGAGTGAAGGTAAAACCAGCATTAACACATCAGATTTACCGGGGGGCATTTATTACCTGGAAGTGAGTGGTGAAAAGTCGCGCTCCACACAAAAAATTTCAATTATAAAATAA